Proteins encoded together in one Mycobacterium noviomagense window:
- a CDS encoding class I SAM-dependent methyltransferase translates to MVYMGTQITDIESMPSGGPDASWLDRRLQTRRLEYLDRDDVEHRKRAVVRSLDRFGRFFGHHERFARLALDDVADVPDPKILELGSGHGGLSRALLSLHPTAQVTVTDVEPTSVAAIAAGDLGDHPRATVREMDATHIDAPDGYFDLAVFAMSFHHLPPALAAQVFAEGTRAADKLLIIDLPRPPAPLHIARLVAMLPLVPLVPFAHDGFISSLRAYSPSALVALARHADPAIEVELRSGGAFNSPLVPRPQVVVASWRGRQLRKRH, encoded by the coding sequence ATGGTCTACATGGGCACGCAGATCACCGACATCGAAAGCATGCCTAGCGGCGGACCGGACGCATCGTGGCTGGATCGTCGGTTACAGACGCGGCGGCTGGAGTATCTGGACCGTGACGACGTCGAGCACCGGAAACGTGCCGTGGTCCGGTCGCTGGACCGATTCGGGCGCTTTTTCGGACACCACGAGCGTTTCGCGCGCCTCGCGCTGGACGACGTCGCCGACGTACCCGATCCCAAGATCCTCGAACTGGGCTCGGGTCACGGCGGGCTGTCACGGGCGTTGCTGAGCCTGCATCCCACCGCCCAGGTCACCGTGACCGACGTCGAGCCCACATCGGTGGCCGCCATCGCCGCCGGTGACCTCGGCGACCATCCGCGTGCCACCGTGCGCGAGATGGACGCCACCCATATCGACGCGCCCGACGGGTATTTCGACCTCGCGGTGTTCGCGATGTCGTTTCATCATCTGCCGCCGGCATTGGCGGCCCAGGTTTTCGCCGAGGGCACCCGGGCCGCAGACAAGCTGCTGATCATCGATCTGCCGCGGCCGCCGGCACCATTGCACATCGCACGGCTGGTGGCGATGCTGCCATTGGTCCCGCTCGTGCCGTTCGCGCACGACGGGTTCATCAGCTCGCTGCGCGCCTACAGTCCGTCGGCGCTGGTGGCATTGGCCCGCCACGCCGACCCGGCGATCGAGGTCGAACTGCGCAGCGGAGGCGCGTTCAACAGCCCGCTGGTTCCACGCCCGCAGGTCGTCGTGGCATCATGGCGCGGGCGTCAGTTGCGCAAGCGTCATTGA
- a CDS encoding glutamate--cysteine ligase has product MGEEVKRTTYTSAHRQEYRRKVQLCLDVFETMLSQSSFEFDQPLTGIEIECNLVDGDYQPAMSNQDVLAAIADPAYQTELGAYNIEFNVPPRPLTGRAHLDLETDVRASLNAAETKASAGGAHIVMIGILPTLMPEHLTTDWMSESTRYAALNDSIFNARGEDIQIDISGPEPLSLHYPSIAPESACTSTQLHLQVSPEDFADNWNAAQVLAGPQLALGANSPYFFGHQLWAETRIELFAQATDTRPDELKAQGVRPRVWFGERWITSIFDLFEENVRYFPSLLPEVSDEDPVAELAAGRTPQLSELRLHNGTVYRWNRPVYDVVEVNGVGRPHLRVENRVLPAGPTVVDMLANSAFYYGMLRTLSEEDRPLWTKLSFATAHANFLEAARHGMDARLYWPGLGDVAPDELVLRHLLPLAEEGLRRWNVSVEVRDRFLGVIEGRAKTGRNGAGWQVSTVQALQQRGMPRPAALAEMLRRYCQHMHSNEPVHTWEVPS; this is encoded by the coding sequence GTGGGAGAAGAGGTCAAGCGCACCACCTACACCAGCGCGCACCGGCAGGAGTATCGGCGCAAGGTGCAGTTGTGTCTGGACGTCTTCGAAACCATGCTCTCCCAATCCAGCTTCGAGTTCGACCAGCCGCTCACCGGTATCGAGATCGAGTGCAACCTTGTCGACGGCGACTATCAGCCGGCGATGTCGAACCAGGACGTCCTGGCTGCTATCGCCGACCCGGCTTATCAGACCGAATTAGGCGCCTACAACATCGAATTCAACGTGCCGCCCCGCCCGCTGACCGGACGCGCCCACCTCGATCTGGAGACCGACGTGCGGGCCAGCTTGAACGCCGCCGAAACCAAAGCCAGCGCGGGCGGCGCTCACATCGTCATGATCGGCATCCTGCCCACGCTGATGCCCGAACACCTGACCACCGACTGGATGAGCGAATCGACACGGTATGCGGCGCTCAATGACTCCATCTTCAACGCTCGCGGCGAGGACATCCAGATCGATATCAGCGGGCCGGAACCGCTGAGCCTGCACTACCCGTCGATCGCACCGGAATCCGCTTGCACCAGCACGCAATTGCACCTTCAGGTCTCTCCTGAGGACTTCGCCGACAACTGGAACGCCGCCCAGGTGCTGGCCGGACCGCAACTGGCGCTCGGCGCCAACTCGCCGTACTTCTTCGGTCACCAACTGTGGGCCGAAACCCGCATCGAGCTGTTCGCTCAGGCCACCGACACCCGCCCGGACGAACTCAAAGCCCAAGGTGTGCGGCCGCGGGTGTGGTTCGGCGAACGCTGGATCACGTCGATCTTCGACCTGTTCGAGGAGAACGTCCGCTACTTCCCGTCGTTGCTGCCTGAAGTGTCCGACGAGGACCCGGTCGCCGAGTTGGCCGCCGGGCGCACTCCCCAACTCTCCGAGCTGCGCCTGCACAACGGCACGGTGTACCGGTGGAATCGGCCGGTCTACGACGTCGTGGAAGTAAACGGGGTCGGCCGTCCGCATCTGCGGGTGGAAAACCGGGTGTTGCCCGCCGGACCGACCGTCGTGGACATGCTGGCGAATTCGGCGTTCTACTACGGCATGCTGCGCACCCTGTCAGAGGAAGATCGCCCGTTGTGGACCAAGCTGAGTTTTGCTACGGCTCATGCGAACTTCCTGGAAGCCGCCCGGCACGGGATGGACGCTCGGCTGTACTGGCCGGGCTTGGGTGACGTCGCACCCGACGAATTGGTTTTGCGCCACTTGCTGCCCCTGGCTGAGGAGGGTCTGCGGCGCTGGAATGTGTCCGTGGAGGTCCGCGACCGCTTCCTCGGCGTCATCGAGGGCCGCGCTAAGACCGGCCGCAACGGCGCGGGCTGGCAGGTGTCCACCGTGCAGGCGCTGCAACAGCGCGGCATGCCGCGCCCTGCCGCGCTGGCCGAGATGTTGCGGCGGTACTGCCAGCACATGCACAGCAACGAGCCGGTGCACACGTGGGAGGTGCCCAGCTAG
- the egtE gene encoding ergothioneine biosynthesis PLP-dependent enzyme EgtE, giving the protein MQVSYRGGRRRTGGGGPATDPVVDRRRQRLRVVAGCQVTLAERWRAARPPVAGLHLDSAACSRQSFAALDAAARHARHEAEVGGYVAAQAATPVLEAGRAAVAALGGMSDAEVVFTTGSLHALDLLLGSWPPGGRTLACLPGEYGPNLALMAVHGFARRPLPVDDVGRVDVDEAAAGLAADPPELVHLTAVASHRGVVQLLAAIRQLCAELGLPLVVDAAQALGHVDCAVGADAMYASSRKWIAGPRGVGALAVRPTLMQRLRPRLPPPDWVSPLSVAQRLELGEANIAARIGFSVALGEHLASDPPQMRARLADVGRATRTVLAEVPGWSVVEAVDEPSAITTLAPTDGADPNTVRAWLIAERRIVTTAAGVERAPLELTGPVLRISPHVDATTDDLAMFAAALADATAAA; this is encoded by the coding sequence GTGCAAGTTTCGTATCGAGGCGGTCGCCGCCGAACTGGCGGCGGCGGGCCTGCGACGGACCCGGTGGTGGACCGACGACGCCAGCGACTTCGCGTTGTCGCTGGCTGTCAAGTGACCCTGGCCGAGAGGTGGCGCGCGGCGCGGCCACCGGTAGCCGGCCTGCACCTCGACAGTGCGGCATGTTCGCGGCAGAGCTTCGCCGCTCTGGATGCCGCGGCCCGGCACGCGCGGCACGAGGCCGAGGTCGGCGGATACGTTGCGGCACAAGCGGCCACACCGGTTTTGGAGGCTGGGCGCGCCGCGGTGGCCGCGCTCGGCGGCATGTCCGACGCCGAGGTGGTGTTCACCACCGGGTCGTTGCATGCACTCGACCTGCTGCTGGGTAGCTGGCCGCCGGGCGGACGCACGCTGGCCTGCCTGCCCGGCGAGTACGGGCCGAATCTGGCGCTGATGGCTGTGCACGGCTTCGCCCGGCGCCCGCTACCCGTCGACGATGTCGGCCGGGTAGATGTCGACGAAGCTGCGGCTGGCCTGGCCGCCGACCCGCCCGAACTGGTGCACCTGACCGCGGTGGCCAGCCATCGCGGTGTGGTCCAGCTGCTGGCGGCGATAAGGCAGCTCTGCGCTGAGCTCGGGCTGCCGCTGGTGGTCGACGCCGCCCAAGCGCTCGGCCATGTCGACTGCGCCGTCGGCGCCGACGCGATGTACGCGTCGTCTCGCAAATGGATCGCGGGCCCGCGCGGGGTCGGGGCGCTGGCCGTTCGTCCGACGCTGATGCAGCGGCTGCGTCCGCGGCTGCCGCCGCCGGACTGGGTGTCGCCGCTGTCGGTGGCCCAACGGCTCGAACTCGGCGAGGCGAATATTGCTGCGCGAATCGGGTTTTCGGTGGCATTGGGTGAGCATCTGGCCTCTGATCCGCCGCAGATGCGGGCGCGTCTGGCCGACGTCGGCCGAGCCACCCGAACCGTTCTGGCCGAGGTGCCGGGGTGGAGCGTGGTCGAAGCGGTCGACGAGCCGAGCGCTATCACCACACTGGCCCCGACGGACGGGGCGGATCCGAATACGGTGCGCGCTTGGCTGATCGCCGAACGGCGCATCGTCACCACGGCCGCCGGGGTCGAGCGGGCGCCGCTGGAACTGACCGGCCCGGTGCTGCGAATTTCACCGCACGTGGACGCGACCACCGACGATTTGGCGATGTTCGCCGCGGCATTGGCCGACGCGACCGCGGCCGCGTGA
- the egtD gene encoding L-histidine N(alpha)-methyltransferase: MTLSLSNHLAADSAYHALRQDVLDGLRRSPKELPPKWFYDSVGSELFDQITRLPEYYPTRAEAEILSARSAEVALLTGADTLVELGSGTSEKTRMLLAALREHGSLRRFVPFDVDASVLQAAATGIQHDYPGLEIAAVCGDFEEHLAEIPGGGRRLFVFLGSTIGNLTPGPRAQFLASLAAVLQPGDSLLLGTDLVKDTDRLVRAYDDAAGVTARFNRNVLAVINRELDADFDIDAYAHVARWNGEAERIEMWLRADGAQRVRIEALDLTVEFAADEEMLTEVSCKFRIEAVAAELAAAGLRRTRWWTDDASDFALSLAVK, translated from the coding sequence ATGACCCTGTCGCTGTCGAACCACCTGGCCGCGGACTCCGCGTATCACGCACTGCGACAAGATGTGCTCGACGGACTGCGCCGTTCGCCAAAGGAATTGCCGCCCAAGTGGTTCTACGACTCGGTGGGCAGCGAGCTGTTCGACCAGATCACCCGGCTGCCCGAGTACTACCCGACCCGAGCCGAGGCCGAGATTCTCTCCGCCCGCTCGGCGGAGGTCGCCTTGCTGACCGGCGCAGACACCCTGGTCGAATTGGGCAGCGGCACCTCGGAGAAGACGCGCATGCTGCTGGCCGCGCTGCGCGAGCATGGTTCCCTGCGCAGGTTCGTCCCGTTCGACGTCGACGCCAGCGTGCTGCAAGCAGCCGCCACGGGCATCCAGCACGACTATCCGGGCCTCGAGATCGCAGCTGTCTGTGGTGATTTCGAGGAGCATCTGGCGGAGATTCCCGGCGGCGGACGGCGGCTGTTCGTGTTCTTGGGGTCGACGATTGGCAACCTCACCCCCGGACCTCGCGCGCAGTTCCTGGCGTCGCTGGCCGCTGTGCTGCAGCCCGGCGACAGCCTGCTGCTGGGCACCGATCTGGTCAAGGACACCGACCGGCTGGTCCGCGCCTACGACGACGCAGCGGGAGTGACAGCGCGGTTCAACCGAAATGTGCTTGCGGTGATCAACCGCGAACTCGACGCCGATTTCGATATCGACGCCTACGCCCACGTCGCCCGCTGGAATGGGGAAGCCGAGCGCATCGAGATGTGGTTGCGCGCCGACGGGGCACAGCGGGTGCGCATCGAAGCCTTGGATCTGACAGTCGAATTCGCCGCCGACGAGGAGATGCTCACCGAGGTGTCGTGCAAGTTTCGTATCGAGGCGGTCGCCGCCGAACTGGCGGCGGCGGGCCTGCGACGGACCCGGTGGTGGACCGACGACGCCAGCGACTTCGCGTTGTCGCTGGCTGTCAAGTGA
- the egtC gene encoding ergothioneine biosynthesis protein EgtC, with protein sequence MCRHLGWLGRDVAISTLVLDPPHSLRVQSYAPRRQKHGMMNADGWGVGFFDRATPRRWRSTTPLWGDVSFDSVAPALRSHCVVASVRSATIGMPIELSATAPFTDGRWLLAHNGVVDRAVLPATASAEPICDSTLLAALIFSRGLDALDEVILQLGADDPNARLNILAANGSRMLATTWGDTLSVLRRADGVVLASEPYDDDPNWQDIPDRHLVDVTPDGVTITALRGSR encoded by the coding sequence ATGTGCCGTCATTTGGGATGGCTGGGTCGCGACGTCGCGATCTCCACGCTGGTGCTGGATCCGCCGCACAGTCTGCGGGTGCAGTCCTATGCGCCGCGCCGCCAGAAGCACGGCATGATGAACGCCGACGGTTGGGGTGTGGGCTTTTTCGACCGCGCCACCCCGCGACGCTGGCGCAGCACAACACCGCTGTGGGGCGACGTATCGTTCGATTCGGTGGCGCCCGCGCTGCGCAGCCACTGCGTGGTCGCATCGGTGCGTTCGGCGACCATCGGCATGCCGATCGAACTCAGCGCGACCGCGCCGTTCACCGACGGCCGCTGGCTGCTGGCACACAACGGTGTCGTCGACCGCGCCGTGTTGCCGGCCACCGCGTCGGCCGAACCCATTTGCGACAGCACGCTTTTAGCGGCGCTGATCTTCTCCCGCGGCCTCGACGCCCTGGACGAGGTGATCCTGCAACTCGGGGCCGACGACCCGAACGCCCGGCTGAACATCTTGGCGGCCAACGGTTCCCGGATGCTGGCCACCACGTGGGGAGACACCCTGTCGGTGCTGCGTCGCGCCGACGGCGTGGTATTGGCCAGCGAGCCGTACGACGACGACCCGAACTGGCAGGACATTCCGGACCGCCACCTCGTCGACGTCACCCCGGACGGGGTCACGATAACCGCACTGAGAGGATCTCGATGA
- the egtB gene encoding ergothioneine biosynthesis protein EgtB translates to MTVREQLASDLARARERTLRLVDFDDAELCRQYDPLMSPLVWDLAHIGQQEELWLLRGGDLDRPGILPADVEGLYDAFVHSRASRVVLPLLSPGQARAYCHTIRSAALDALDRSPDEPDANFVFGMAVSHEHQHDETMLQALNLRTGPALLNTGATLPEGRPGIAGTSVLVPGGPFVLGVEAASEPFSLDNERPAHVVDIPSFRIGRVPVTNGEWRQFIDDGGYREPRWWSARGWQHRQQAGLTAPQFWDPDGQIRTRFGHVEQIPADEPVQHVTYFEAEAYAAWAGARLPTEIEWEKACAWDPVANARRRYPWGADEPSAERANLGGDALRPAPVGAYPAGASAYGVEQMLGDVWEWTSSPLQPWPGFVPMIYRRYSQPFFGGDYRVLRGGSWAVEPGILRPSFRNWDHPYRRQIFAGVRLAWDPAD, encoded by the coding sequence GTGACGGTACGGGAACAGCTGGCCAGCGACCTGGCGCGGGCGCGCGAGCGCACGCTGCGACTGGTCGATTTCGACGATGCTGAACTGTGCCGCCAGTACGACCCGCTGATGAGTCCGCTGGTGTGGGACCTGGCGCACATCGGCCAGCAAGAAGAACTGTGGCTGCTGCGCGGCGGCGATCTCGACCGCCCGGGCATCCTGCCCGCCGACGTCGAGGGCCTCTACGACGCGTTCGTGCATTCTCGGGCCAGCCGGGTGGTCCTGCCGCTGCTCTCCCCGGGGCAGGCGCGGGCGTATTGCCACACCATCCGCTCGGCTGCGCTGGACGCCCTGGATCGCTCACCCGACGAGCCCGACGCGAACTTCGTGTTCGGGATGGCGGTCAGCCACGAACACCAGCACGACGAAACCATGCTGCAGGCGCTGAACTTGCGCACCGGCCCGGCCCTGCTGAACACGGGCGCCACGCTGCCGGAAGGGCGCCCAGGCATCGCCGGAACATCGGTGCTGGTGCCCGGCGGCCCCTTCGTGCTAGGTGTGGAAGCCGCCAGCGAACCGTTCTCGCTGGACAATGAACGCCCCGCCCACGTCGTCGATATCCCGTCGTTCCGCATCGGGCGGGTCCCGGTCACCAACGGCGAATGGCGCCAGTTCATCGACGACGGCGGCTACCGCGAGCCGCGATGGTGGTCGGCGCGCGGCTGGCAGCACCGTCAGCAGGCCGGGCTGACCGCGCCGCAATTTTGGGACCCGGACGGGCAGATCCGCACCCGTTTCGGTCACGTCGAGCAGATCCCCGCCGACGAACCGGTCCAGCACGTCACCTACTTCGAGGCCGAGGCCTATGCCGCGTGGGCCGGCGCCCGGCTGCCCACCGAAATCGAATGGGAGAAGGCGTGCGCCTGGGATCCGGTGGCCAACGCGCGGCGCCGCTACCCCTGGGGAGCCGACGAGCCGTCCGCCGAGCGTGCCAACCTCGGCGGCGATGCCCTGCGCCCGGCGCCGGTCGGCGCGTACCCGGCCGGGGCGTCGGCCTACGGGGTCGAGCAGATGCTGGGCGACGTCTGGGAGTGGACCAGCTCGCCGCTGCAGCCCTGGCCGGGATTCGTGCCGATGATCTACCGGCGTTATTCGCAGCCTTTCTTCGGCGGCGACTATCGGGTGCTGCGCGGCGGATCATGGGCGGTGGAACCGGGAATCCTGCGGCCCAGCTTCCGCAATTGGGACCACCCCTACCGCCGGCAGATCTTCGCCGGTGTCCGGCTGGCTTGGGACCCCGCCGACTGA
- the egtA gene encoding ergothioneine biosynthesis glutamate--cysteine ligase EgtA has product MAVASQLGGTRLAEAELASSSAAAQCITDTCLSDGPLGRVGLEIEAHCYDPANPHRRPSWKEISDVLAELPALPGGSAVSVEPGGAVELSSPPLDGALPAIDAITSDQDMLRSAFARAGLGLVSLGADPLRPAMRVNPGARYRAMEQFFAASHTGAAGAAMMTSTASIQVNLDAGPKAGWADRVRLAHALGPTMIAIAANSPLLGGQFSGWQSTRQRVWGQLDSARCGPVLTASADDPGTDWARYALKAPVMLVLNPDAVPVAHYVPFTDWADGRMLLGGRRPTVADLDYHLTTLFPPVRPRRWLEIRYLDSVPDDTWPAVVFTLVALLDDPAAADIAAEAVEPVATAWDTAARIGLGDRRLYAAANRCVAAAAERVPANLGEAMQRLVQAVEQGRCPADDFSDQVIGHGIAPTVARLAQGEL; this is encoded by the coding sequence ATGGCGGTCGCGTCGCAGCTGGGTGGCACTCGGTTGGCAGAGGCCGAACTGGCCAGCTCCTCGGCCGCCGCACAATGCATCACCGACACCTGCTTATCGGACGGCCCGCTGGGGCGGGTCGGTCTGGAAATCGAGGCGCACTGCTACGACCCGGCCAATCCCCACCGCAGGCCGAGCTGGAAAGAAATCAGCGACGTCTTGGCGGAGCTTCCGGCGCTGCCCGGCGGCAGTGCGGTCAGCGTCGAACCCGGCGGTGCCGTCGAACTTTCCAGCCCGCCGCTGGACGGCGCCCTCCCGGCGATCGATGCGATAACCAGCGACCAGGACATGCTGCGGTCGGCCTTCGCCCGCGCCGGCCTGGGTCTGGTGTCGTTGGGCGCGGACCCGCTGCGCCCGGCCATGCGCGTCAACCCGGGCGCGCGCTACCGCGCCATGGAGCAGTTCTTCGCTGCCAGCCACACCGGCGCGGCGGGCGCGGCGATGATGACCTCGACGGCGTCGATCCAGGTCAACCTGGACGCGGGCCCCAAAGCCGGGTGGGCGGACCGGGTACGGCTCGCGCACGCGCTGGGGCCGACGATGATCGCGATCGCCGCCAATTCTCCGCTACTGGGCGGACAGTTCTCCGGATGGCAGTCGACCCGCCAGCGGGTGTGGGGTCAGCTGGACTCCGCGCGCTGCGGGCCGGTGTTGACGGCAAGCGCCGACGATCCCGGCACTGACTGGGCACGCTACGCGCTGAAGGCCCCGGTGATGCTGGTGCTCAACCCCGACGCAGTGCCGGTCGCACACTATGTGCCGTTCACCGACTGGGCTGATGGCCGGATGCTGCTCGGCGGACGACGCCCGACAGTCGCCGACCTCGACTACCACCTCACCACGCTGTTCCCGCCGGTGCGCCCGCGCCGATGGCTGGAGATCCGCTATCTCGACAGCGTCCCCGACGACACGTGGCCCGCCGTCGTCTTCACGCTGGTGGCGCTGCTGGACGACCCGGCTGCCGCCGATATCGCCGCCGAGGCCGTCGAACCGGTGGCGACCGCCTGGGACACCGCCGCCCGGATCGGATTGGGCGACCGCCGGCTCTACGCGGCGGCCAACCGGTGTGTGGCCGCTGCCGCGGAACGGGTACCAGCCAACCTGGGCGAGGCAATGCAGCGGCTGGTCCAGGCTGTCGAGCAGGGTCGGTGTCCGGCCGACGACTTCTCCGACCAGGTGATCGGCCACGGCATCGCGCCCACGGTCGCACGTCTGGCGCAAGGGGAGTTGTGA
- a CDS encoding sensor domain-containing protein, with protein MPLVGTSTSTSRPRFSPVRVAVAALGVALAISAAAPLANARPSEPGVVNYAVLGKGSVGNIVGGPMRWESMSTDPYQGYWVDDPVCNNWADIGLPEVYNDPDLASFNSAVTQTSATDQTHFVKQAVGVFATGDAAGRAFHRVVDRTVGCSGQTTAMHLDNGTTEVWSFDGGPATGTDAAWTKQEAGTDRRCFNQTRLRENVLLQAKVCQSGNGGPAVNALAGAMQNTLGQ; from the coding sequence ATGCCACTCGTGGGAACGTCGACATCGACGTCTCGGCCAAGGTTTAGCCCGGTGCGCGTCGCCGTCGCGGCGCTGGGCGTGGCGTTAGCGATCTCGGCAGCGGCCCCGCTCGCCAACGCGCGTCCCTCCGAACCGGGAGTGGTGAACTACGCGGTGCTGGGCAAGGGCTCGGTCGGCAACATCGTCGGCGGCCCGATGCGCTGGGAGTCGATGTCCACCGATCCCTACCAGGGGTATTGGGTCGACGATCCGGTGTGCAACAACTGGGCGGACATCGGCTTGCCGGAGGTCTACAACGACCCGGACCTCGCGTCGTTCAACAGCGCGGTCACCCAGACGTCGGCCACCGACCAGACCCATTTCGTCAAGCAGGCGGTGGGAGTGTTCGCCACCGGCGACGCCGCGGGTCGCGCATTCCACCGCGTGGTCGACCGCACGGTCGGCTGCTCCGGGCAGACCACCGCGATGCACCTGGACAACGGCACCACCGAGGTGTGGTCGTTCGACGGCGGCCCGGCGACCGGCACCGACGCGGCCTGGACCAAACAGGAAGCCGGCACCGATCGCCGCTGCTTCAACCAGACACGGTTGCGGGAGAACGTCCTGCTGCAGGCCAAGGTGTGCCAATCCGGCAACGGAGGACCGGCGGTCAACGCACTGGCAGGCGCCATGCAGAACACGCTGGGCCAGTAA
- a CDS encoding organic hydroperoxide resistance protein: protein MSIEAIYTAESTATGGGRDGHVKSSDGRLDLETRPPKPMGGSGDGTNPEQLFSAGYASCFLGALRLVAGRNKVTLPDNTEVTVKIGIGRTPEGGFGLTGNIVGTLPGLDQKDADDLMHQAHQVCPYSNATRGNVDIDVSAKV from the coding sequence ATGAGCATCGAAGCCATCTACACCGCAGAGTCCACTGCCACCGGAGGGGGCCGCGACGGGCACGTGAAGTCGTCTGACGGTCGCCTTGACCTCGAGACACGTCCGCCCAAGCCGATGGGCGGCAGCGGCGACGGCACGAACCCGGAGCAACTGTTCTCCGCCGGCTACGCCTCATGCTTCCTCGGCGCGCTGCGGCTGGTGGCAGGCAGAAACAAGGTCACGCTTCCCGACAACACCGAGGTGACCGTCAAGATCGGCATCGGCCGCACGCCGGAGGGCGGTTTCGGGCTGACGGGCAACATCGTCGGCACCCTGCCCGGGCTCGACCAAAAGGACGCCGACGACCTGATGCACCAGGCCCATCAGGTCTGTCCGTACTCCAATGCCACTCGTGGGAACGTCGACATCGACGTCTCGGCCAAGGTTTAG
- a CDS encoding DUF4185 domain-containing protein, with protein MSLAHARRLTRCSAAFVASLLVPQGIWSAHADPPAPLPEPVLQPLAPGEVIRIGPTAGTGTPTRDYGIGATDLCVFMEFPSGVLQVCGDSFPGQGVGFGPGFAPVALHVDTSSVDDPAGVHYFGVMGVWEPLLADPTPPGASQLPAGVVQINRQNYLLVTTAANLVPQTSRLVKADPVQANWLTVPGSVRDAGYQEGRQSQISGYYDPVPTADSPSGWVYIVADSFDRSQPVVLYRATPETFTDRSRWQGWAAGADGGWNKPPTPLWADQVGEMSFRQIEGKAVLSYFNASTGNMEVRVAEDPTSLGAAPVTTVVQHDEWPDPAESLPPPYDNRLAQPYGGYISPGSTLDELRVFVSQWNNADPSARAPYRVIQFAVNPYKPDE; from the coding sequence GTGAGTTTGGCCCACGCCCGCCGGCTCACTCGATGCTCGGCTGCGTTTGTTGCGAGCCTCCTTGTCCCGCAAGGTATTTGGTCCGCGCATGCCGATCCGCCCGCTCCGCTGCCGGAACCTGTGCTGCAGCCGCTGGCTCCCGGTGAAGTGATACGGATCGGCCCGACTGCCGGCACCGGCACCCCCACCCGCGACTACGGTATCGGCGCCACCGATTTGTGCGTGTTCATGGAGTTTCCCAGCGGTGTGCTGCAGGTCTGCGGCGACAGTTTCCCGGGACAGGGGGTTGGCTTCGGACCTGGGTTCGCGCCGGTCGCGTTGCACGTCGACACCTCATCCGTCGACGACCCGGCCGGCGTGCACTACTTCGGTGTCATGGGTGTGTGGGAGCCGCTGCTGGCCGACCCCACGCCGCCCGGCGCGTCGCAGCTGCCGGCCGGAGTGGTGCAGATCAACCGGCAGAACTACCTGCTGGTGACCACGGCCGCCAACCTGGTGCCGCAAACCTCGCGGCTGGTGAAAGCCGATCCGGTGCAAGCGAATTGGCTGACAGTGCCGGGATCTGTCCGCGACGCCGGCTACCAGGAGGGTCGGCAGTCCCAAATCAGCGGCTACTACGACCCGGTCCCGACAGCCGATTCACCAAGCGGCTGGGTCTACATCGTGGCCGACAGCTTCGACCGCAGCCAGCCGGTGGTCCTCTACCGGGCAACACCCGAGACGTTCACGGACCGGTCGCGATGGCAAGGATGGGCCGCCGGAGCAGACGGCGGCTGGAACAAGCCGCCCACACCGTTGTGGGCCGACCAGGTCGGTGAGATGAGCTTCCGGCAAATCGAGGGCAAAGCGGTGTTGTCGTATTTCAACGCCAGCACCGGCAACATGGAGGTCCGGGTGGCCGAGGATCCGACGTCGTTGGGCGCCGCGCCGGTGACCACGGTGGTGCAACACGACGAGTGGCCGGATCCCGCAGAAAGCCTGCCGCCGCCGTATGACAATCGGCTCGCCCAACCCTATGGGGGGTACATTTCGCCGGGGTCGACGCTCGACGAATTGCGGGTGTTCGTCAGCCAGTGGAACAACGCCGATCCGAGCGCGCGCGCCCCGTATCGGGTCATTCAGTTCGCCGTCAACCCGTATAAGCCGGACGAATAG